The following are from one region of the Salvia hispanica cultivar TCC Black 2014 chromosome 1, UniMelb_Shisp_WGS_1.0, whole genome shotgun sequence genome:
- the LOC125196494 gene encoding benzyl alcohol O-benzoyltransferase-like, with protein sequence MQSTKSLTFKVSRKNPELIAPAKATPHEFKLLSDIDDQDGLRFQIPVIQFYRSQEGKGIMDPVKAIRDAVAKALVSYYPFAGRLRERAARKLVVECTGEGVMFIEADADVTLKQFGEALHPPFPCLKELLYDVPGSTQLLNCPLLLIQVTRLKCGGFIFAIRLNHTMSDAFGLVQFMSAVGVLACGAEAPSIPPVWERHLLTARDPPTVTHMHREYDDVIPDAKKGAPTPPQDMAHRSFFFGPAELSALRSLLPPHTRRNSSTFELLAASLWRCRTIAISPDPKDEVRFMCIVNTRRRFSQPLPAGYYGNAFAFSVAIATAGDLSTRPLDFVVGLVKKAKDEVTEEYMRSLADVMVIRNRPHFSVARTYLVSDVRHAGFRKVDFGWGKPVYGGPAEGGVDEIPGVVNFYIPFMNNKGEDGVLVPMCLAANAMEVFVKELEGMLQGVDAVAGRKKGVFIGSAM encoded by the exons ATGCAGTCCACGAAGAGTTTAACCTTCAAGGTGTCGAGAAAAAACCCCGAGCTGATCGCGCCGGCAAAGGCGACGCCTCACGAATTCAAGCTCCTCTCCGACATCGACGATCAAGATGGCCTCCGCTTCCAAATTCCGGTGATTCAGTTCTACCGCTCCCAGGAAGGCAAGGGCATCATGGATCCCGTGAAGGCGATCCGTGACGCCGTTGCCAAGGCTTTGGTTTCGTACTACCCTTTCGCCGGGCGACTGAGGGAACGCGCGGCCCGGAAGCTGGTGGTGGAGTGCACCGGAGAGGGCGTCATGTTCATCGAGGCCGACGCGGACGTGACGCTCAAGCAGTTTGGAGAGGCTCTTCATCCGCCGTTCCCATGTTTGAAAGAGCTGCTTTATGATGTTCCTGGATCAACCCAACTCCTCAATTGCCCCCTCTTGCTGATTCAG GTTACTCGACTGAAATGCGGAGGATTCATCTTCGCAATCCGCCTGAATCACACAATGAGCGACGCGTTCGGACTCGTCCAATTTATGTCAGCGGTCGGCGTACTCGCCTGCGGCGCCGAGGCCCCTTCCATCCCACCGGTCTGGGAGCGACACCTCCTCACCGCACGCGACCCGCCGACTGTGACGCACATGCACCGCGAGTACGACGACGTCATTCCAGACGCCAAAAAAGGAGCTCCCACCCCACCCCAAGACATGGCGCACCGCTCCTTCTTTTTCGGCCCAGCCGAGCTCTCTGCTCTTCGCAGCCTCCTGCCTCCCCACACGCGCCGCAACAGCTCTACCTTCGAGCTCCTCGCAGCCTCCCTCTGGCGCTGTCGCACAATCGCCATCTCGCCAGACCCCAAGGATGAG GTCAGATTCATGTGCATCGTGAACACTCGGCGCCGATTCAGTCAGCCACTCCCAGCCGGCTACTACGGCAACGCCTTCGCTTTCTCAGTCGCGATAGCAACTGCAGGAGACTTATCGACGAGACCGCTGGATTTCGTGGTGGGGCTGGTGAAGAAGGCCAAGGACGAGGTGACGGAGGAGTACATGAGGTCGCTGGCGGATGTGATGGTGATTAGGAACCGCCCGCATTTCTCTGTGGCGCGGACCTACCTGGTGTCGGATGTGAGGCACGCGGGCTTCAGAAAGGTGGATTTCGGGTGGGGAAAACCGGTTTACGGTGGACCGGCGGAGGGCGGGGTCGATGAGATTCCTGGAGTGGTGAACTTTTACATTCCTTTTATGAATAACAAGGGCGAGGACGGAGTGTTGGTTCCAATGTGCTTGGCGGCGAATGCCATGGAAGTGTTCGTCAAAGAGCTCGAGGGGATGTTACAAGGTGTCGATGCGGTGGCTGGCCGGAAAAAGGGGGTGTTCATAGGGTCGGCTATGTGA